In one Rutidosis leptorrhynchoides isolate AG116_Rl617_1_P2 chromosome 8, CSIRO_AGI_Rlap_v1, whole genome shotgun sequence genomic region, the following are encoded:
- the LOC139862876 gene encoding probable phytol kinase 1, chloroplastic isoform X2 produces the protein MAAPPHSAISVAVTTCPNLSLLRSQVCLPRHVFRPTTSALLNIHPSPDLSLTIHNKRHRFILLLPPRAFAVDISGPVLQDAGATVIVVAGAYALVAGFDYLTKRQIVEQNLSRKLVHILSGLLYMGCWPLFSTSTNARYFAALVPLLNCTRLLVHGFSLVTNEDLIKSVTRDGKPEELLRGPLYYVMMLILCSLLFWRESPIGVVALSMMCGGDGIADIMGRRFGIHKIPYNLQKSWCGSVSMFTVGFLVSIGIGRKKIDLRVAKWAG, from the exons ATGGCCGCACCACCACACTCCGCCATCTCCGTCGCCGTCACCACTTGTCCTAATCTCTCTCTGCTCCGCTCTCAGGTCTGCCTTCCGAGACATGTTTTCCGTCCAACCACATCTGCTCTTCTCAATATACATCCATCTCCGGATCTTTCTCTTACCATTCACAACAAACGACACCGTTTTATTCTTCTCCTACCACCGCGTGCTTTCGCTGTTGATATATCAGGTCCGGTGCTCCAGGACGCCGGAGCTACCGTCATCGTCGTTGCCGGAGCTTATGCTCTAGTCGCCGGTTTTGATTATCTCACTAAGCGGCAAATCGTCGAACAG AATTTAAGCAGAAAGCTGGTTCATATATTATCTGGATTGCTTTATATGGGTTGCTGGCCACTTTTCAG TACTTCAACAAATGCACGTTATTTTGCCGCTTTGGTGCCCTTGTTGAACTGCACAAGGCTTCTTGTTCACGGTTTTTCACTGGTAACCAATGAAGATCTCATAAAATCAGTAACGCGAGACGGAAAACCAGA GGAATTGCTTAGAGGACCTCTTTATTATGTTATGATGTTGATTCTATGTTCTCTATTATTTTGGCGAGAGTCGCCAATTGGTGTGGTTGCACTCTCAATGATGTGTGGTGGTGATG GTATTGCGGATATTATGGGTAGAAGATTCGGAATCCATAAAATTCCTTACAACTTACAGAAGAGTTGGTGCGGTAGCGTCTCTATGTTTACAGTTGGTTTCTTAGTCTCTATTGG tataggaagaaaaaaaattgatcTCAGGGTGGCAAAATGGGCAGGGTAA
- the LOC139862876 gene encoding phytol kinase 1, chloroplastic-like isoform X1 has product MAAPPHSAISVAVTTCPNLSLLRSQVCLPRHVFRPTTSALLNIHPSPDLSLTIHNKRHRFILLLPPRAFAVDISGPVLQDAGATVIVVAGAYALVAGFDYLTKRQIVEQNLSRKLVHILSGLLYMGCWPLFSTSTNARYFAALVPLLNCTRLLVHGFSLVTNEDLIKSVTRDGKPEELLRGPLYYVMMLILCSLLFWRESPIGVVALSMMCGGDGIADIMGRRFGIHKIPYNLQKSWCGSVSMFTVGFLVSIGMLYYFTMFGYFELDWYSTIERVALVALVATLVETLPTKGGIDDNISVPLASILTAYLSFGFQA; this is encoded by the exons ATGGCCGCACCACCACACTCCGCCATCTCCGTCGCCGTCACCACTTGTCCTAATCTCTCTCTGCTCCGCTCTCAGGTCTGCCTTCCGAGACATGTTTTCCGTCCAACCACATCTGCTCTTCTCAATATACATCCATCTCCGGATCTTTCTCTTACCATTCACAACAAACGACACCGTTTTATTCTTCTCCTACCACCGCGTGCTTTCGCTGTTGATATATCAGGTCCGGTGCTCCAGGACGCCGGAGCTACCGTCATCGTCGTTGCCGGAGCTTATGCTCTAGTCGCCGGTTTTGATTATCTCACTAAGCGGCAAATCGTCGAACAG AATTTAAGCAGAAAGCTGGTTCATATATTATCTGGATTGCTTTATATGGGTTGCTGGCCACTTTTCAG TACTTCAACAAATGCACGTTATTTTGCCGCTTTGGTGCCCTTGTTGAACTGCACAAGGCTTCTTGTTCACGGTTTTTCACTGGTAACCAATGAAGATCTCATAAAATCAGTAACGCGAGACGGAAAACCAGA GGAATTGCTTAGAGGACCTCTTTATTATGTTATGATGTTGATTCTATGTTCTCTATTATTTTGGCGAGAGTCGCCAATTGGTGTGGTTGCACTCTCAATGATGTGTGGTGGTGATG GTATTGCGGATATTATGGGTAGAAGATTCGGAATCCATAAAATTCCTTACAACTTACAGAAGAGTTGGTGCGGTAGCGTCTCTATGTTTACAGTTGGTTTCTTAGTCTCTATTGG GATGCTATATTATTTTACAATGTTCGGGTACTTTGAGCTAGACTGGTATTCGACAATTGAACGAGTTGCACTGGTTGCACTAGTGGCAACGTTAGTAGAGACGCTACCAACAAAAGGAGGCATAGATGACAATATATCCGTTCCTTTGGCGAGCATATTAACTGCTTATTTGAGTTTTGGCTTCCAAGCTTAA
- the LOC139862875 gene encoding mRNA cap guanine-N(7) methyltransferase 2 isoform X1 has product MHTPIIPNRAADSTHHRLLEIVKTALIKIFVSPYATVCDLYCGRVPDEDRWDEAQIGHFIGIDEVSSGVREVREAWESQRKTYTSDFYELDPCIENLEANLGDKENTADVVCCMQRLQFCFETEEKVRRLLHNVSSLLKPGGYLIGITLDSSTIWAKYQKNVEAYHNRSGGMKPNLVPNCIRSENYMITFEVEEEKFPFFGKKYQMKFANDAADETHCLVHFPSLIRLAREAGLEYIEIQNLLEFYDDNKSQFSGMLLEAGHGLVDPRGRLLPKCYDVLGLYTTFVFQKPDPDVTPPLMTPPLLHDGTQILDEREWQGNTRREEEKVGPSHAPTDSNFCLGKITEQKGILGPGPVDLRFSDAI; this is encoded by the exons ATGCACACTCCAATAATCCCAAACAGGGCCGCTGATTCAACTCACCATCGACTCCTTGAAATCGTCAAGACTGCtcttatcaaaattttcgtctctCCGTACGCCACT GTGTGTGATTTGTATTGCGGAAGAGTACCAGATGAAGATAGGTGGGATGAAGCTCAAATCGGTCACTTCATTGGAatcg ATGAAGTTTCATCTGGAGTAAGAGAAGTTCGAGAAGCATGGGAGAGTCAACGCAAGACTTACACTTCCGATTTTTACGAGCTCGATCCCTGCATC GAGAACCTGGAAGCAAATTTAGGGGACAAGGAGAATACAGCTGATGTTGTTTGTTGCATGCAACGTTTGCAG TTCTGTTTCGAAACTGAGGAGAAAGTACGAAGACTTCTGCACAACGTTTCATCTTTGTTGAAACCAGGGGGTTATCTTATCGGTATTACTCTGGACTCATCTACTATATG GGCAAAGTATCAGAAAAATGTTGAAGCATACCATAACCGGAGTGGCGGTATGAAGCCAAATCTTGTTCCCAATTGCATTCGATCAGAGAACTATATGATCACTTTTGAAGTTGAAGAAGAGAA GTTTCCATTTTTTGGGAAAAAGTACCAGATGAAGTTTGCAAATGATGCTGCTGATGAAACACATTGTCTTGTGCATTTTCCAAGCTTGATCAG ATTGGCCAGGGAAGCGGGTCTTGAATACATAGAGATACAAAACTTGCTGGAATTTTACGATGATAACAA atcACAGTTTTCGGGGATGTTGTTAGAAGCGGGTCATGGTCTTGTGGACCCAAGAGGAAGACTCTTACCGAAATGCTATGATGTATTAG GTTTGTATACTACGTTTGTATTTCAAAAGCCTGATCCTGATGTTACACCTCCACTTATGACCCCACCGTTGTTGCACGACGGAACCCAGATCCTTGACGAG AGGGAGTGGCAAGGTAACACGCGGAGGGAGGAAGAGAAAGTTGGACCATCGCATGCTCCTACCGATTCAAATTTCTGCCTCGGCAAAATTACCGAACAGAAAGGGATTCTAGGTCCTGGACCTGTAGACTTGCGTTTCTCCGATGCTATCTAG
- the LOC139862875 gene encoding mRNA cap guanine-N(7) methyltransferase 2 isoform X2, translating into MHTPIIPNRAADSTHHRLLEIVKTALIKIFVSPYATVCDLYCGRVPDEDRWDEAQIGHFIGIDEVSSGVREVREAWESQRKTYTSDFYELDPCIENLEANLGDKENTADVVCCMQRLQFCFETEEKVRRLLHNVSSLLKPGGYLIGITLDSSTIWAKYQKNVEAYHNRSGGMKPNLVPNCIRSENYMITFEVEEEKFPFFGKKYQMKFANDAADETHCLVHFPSLIRLAREAGLEYIEIQNLLEFYDDNKSQFSGMLLEAGHGLVDPRGRLLPKCYDVLGLYTTFVFQKPDPDVTPPLMTPPLLHDGTQILDEFPFFKKNLSEGVAR; encoded by the exons ATGCACACTCCAATAATCCCAAACAGGGCCGCTGATTCAACTCACCATCGACTCCTTGAAATCGTCAAGACTGCtcttatcaaaattttcgtctctCCGTACGCCACT GTGTGTGATTTGTATTGCGGAAGAGTACCAGATGAAGATAGGTGGGATGAAGCTCAAATCGGTCACTTCATTGGAatcg ATGAAGTTTCATCTGGAGTAAGAGAAGTTCGAGAAGCATGGGAGAGTCAACGCAAGACTTACACTTCCGATTTTTACGAGCTCGATCCCTGCATC GAGAACCTGGAAGCAAATTTAGGGGACAAGGAGAATACAGCTGATGTTGTTTGTTGCATGCAACGTTTGCAG TTCTGTTTCGAAACTGAGGAGAAAGTACGAAGACTTCTGCACAACGTTTCATCTTTGTTGAAACCAGGGGGTTATCTTATCGGTATTACTCTGGACTCATCTACTATATG GGCAAAGTATCAGAAAAATGTTGAAGCATACCATAACCGGAGTGGCGGTATGAAGCCAAATCTTGTTCCCAATTGCATTCGATCAGAGAACTATATGATCACTTTTGAAGTTGAAGAAGAGAA GTTTCCATTTTTTGGGAAAAAGTACCAGATGAAGTTTGCAAATGATGCTGCTGATGAAACACATTGTCTTGTGCATTTTCCAAGCTTGATCAG ATTGGCCAGGGAAGCGGGTCTTGAATACATAGAGATACAAAACTTGCTGGAATTTTACGATGATAACAA atcACAGTTTTCGGGGATGTTGTTAGAAGCGGGTCATGGTCTTGTGGACCCAAGAGGAAGACTCTTACCGAAATGCTATGATGTATTAG GTTTGTATACTACGTTTGTATTTCAAAAGCCTGATCCTGATGTTACACCTCCACTTATGACCCCACCGTTGTTGCACGACGGAACCCAGATCCTTGACGAG TTTccatttttcaaaaaaaatttatCAGAGGGAGTGGCAAGGTAA
- the LOC139862666 gene encoding large ribosomal subunit protein eL27x codes for MVKFLKPNKAVVVLNGRFAGRKAVIVKQFDDGTRDRPYGHCLVAGIAKYPKKVIRKDSAKKTAKKSRVKAFIKLVNYNHIMPTRYTLDVDLKDVVSVDALQSRDKKVTACKEAKARLEERFKTGKNRWFFSKLRF; via the coding sequence ATGGTGAAGTTTTTGAAACCAAACAAGGCAGTTGTGGTCCTCAACGGACGTTTCGCCGGCCGTAAAGCTGTCATCGTCAAGCAATTCGATGACGGAACACGTGACCGTCCGTACGGTCACTGCTTGGTTGCCGGAATCGCAAAATACCCTAAGAAAGTAATCCGTAAAGATTCAGCAAAGAAGACTGCGAAGAAGTCACGTGTGAAGGCGTTCATTAAGCTTGTGAATTATAATCACATAATGCCTACAAGGTACACGCTTGATGTGGATCTGAAGGATGTTGTTTCAGTTGATGCGTTGCAGTCACGTGACAAGAAGGTAACTGCTTGCAAAGAAGCGAAAGCTAGGTTGGAGGAAAGGTTCAAAACTGGCAAAAACCGTTGGTTCTTCTCGAAGCTTCGATTTTGA